In the Leptospira limi genome, one interval contains:
- a CDS encoding 50S ribosomal protein L25/general stress protein Ctc → MEKITIKAQPRTSTGKGPARRMRVEGLVPANIIGNGEAKSASVVEKEIQRLIDSGIRKATLIDLELDGKSERVFVKEIQRFPHTGQIRHIDFYKVTPGKKIQTTVAIKTSGVAKGSKAGGQFEHLVHEIKVKSTPEDLTDVITVDVSGLDVGMMIKVSELPHPKSWEILVNGDPIVASCNKTKAILAAERAEKAEADAKGKPAAKKAAKK, encoded by the coding sequence ATGGAAAAAATCACTATCAAAGCACAACCAAGAACTTCAACAGGAAAAGGTCCTGCCAGAAGAATGCGTGTGGAAGGTTTAGTACCGGCTAACATCATCGGAAACGGTGAGGCAAAATCGGCAAGTGTTGTCGAAAAAGAAATCCAAAGACTTATCGACTCCGGAATTCGTAAGGCAACTCTCATTGACCTTGAACTCGACGGAAAATCGGAAAGAGTTTTCGTAAAAGAAATCCAAAGATTTCCTCACACAGGACAAATTCGTCATATTGACTTTTACAAAGTGACTCCAGGTAAAAAAATCCAAACAACTGTAGCGATCAAAACTTCAGGTGTTGCAAAAGGATCAAAAGCTGGTGGTCAGTTCGAACACTTAGTTCACGAAATCAAAGTGAAGTCTACTCCAGAAGATCTTACTGACGTAATCACTGTTGATGTAAGTGGTCTTGATGTGGGAATGATGATTAAAGTTTCTGAACTTCCACACCCAAAATCATGGGAAATCTTAGTGAATGGTGATCCGATTGTTGCATCATGTAACAAAACGAAAGCGATCCTAGCAGCAGAACGTGCTGAAAAAGCAGAAGCTGATGCAAAAGGCAAACCAGCAGCTAAAAAAGCGGCTAAGAAGTAA
- a CDS encoding sugar phosphate nucleotidyltransferase, with translation MNLHNTVTAVILAAGKGTRMKSELPKVAVVLNESPLLLHVLRNIESAGINRKVVVVGYRKDIVTDIAKSFPGVEFAEQTEQLGTGHAVISAEKQLAPYTGYTIVACGDAPLISASSFSNLIEHHKTNGYVATVLSAKMENPTGYGRIIRSSDDGSLLRIVEEKDASSEEKAVNEVNTGTYCFNTEDLFGALKQIGNNNAQKEYYLTDVIKIFRNEGKKVGAQTLTNALESHGINSPDDLALAKQYIDNGLVGV, from the coding sequence ATGAACCTACATAATACTGTAACTGCTGTTATTTTGGCGGCGGGGAAAGGAACTCGAATGAAGAGTGAGCTTCCCAAGGTTGCGGTTGTACTGAACGAATCTCCACTTTTACTCCACGTTCTTCGTAATATCGAATCCGCCGGCATCAACCGAAAGGTTGTGGTTGTCGGTTACCGCAAAGACATTGTCACAGACATTGCAAAATCTTTCCCAGGTGTTGAGTTTGCTGAACAAACAGAACAGCTCGGAACGGGACATGCAGTGATTTCTGCGGAGAAACAATTAGCACCATATACTGGTTATACGATTGTTGCTTGTGGTGATGCACCACTGATTTCTGCTTCCTCATTTTCTAATCTCATTGAACACCATAAAACAAATGGTTATGTGGCAACAGTTCTTTCTGCAAAAATGGAAAACCCTACTGGTTACGGTCGTATCATTCGTTCTTCTGATGATGGTAGTTTACTTCGCATCGTAGAAGAAAAAGATGCGAGTTCCGAAGAAAAAGCCGTAAACGAAGTGAATACCGGCACTTATTGTTTTAATACTGAAGATCTTTTTGGAGCACTCAAACAAATTGGAAACAATAATGCACAAAAAGAATATTACCTCACTGATGTGATTAAGATTTTCCGAAACGAAGGGAAAAAGGTTGGAGCACAAACTTTAACCAATGCTTTAGAAAGTCATGGAATCAATTCTCCAGATGATTTGGCACTTGCGAAACAATATATAGATAATGGGTTGGTTGGAGTATGA
- the pth gene encoding aminoacyl-tRNA hydrolase, with protein MKLIVGLGNPGDKYNNNRSNIGFKILDVIANNIGIEIKTKKKKSLIGRGDFEGDEVVLLKPQTFSELSGESVLYIASFLKIQVKDIVVIHEDVGLELGQIVVTKGGENDTNPGVNSISVSLRSPNFIRIRIGVLNSSYNPKKREDFLREDFEPLENLSLIQIINDAEAAIRSISMGDIDEVIQKYHL; from the coding sequence ATGAAGTTAATTGTAGGGCTGGGAAATCCTGGCGATAAGTATAACAACAATCGATCTAACATTGGTTTTAAGATTCTCGATGTCATTGCGAACAACATTGGCATCGAAATCAAAACTAAAAAGAAAAAATCACTCATTGGACGAGGCGACTTTGAAGGGGATGAAGTGGTTTTACTCAAACCACAAACCTTCAGCGAACTCTCTGGTGAGTCTGTCCTCTACATTGCCTCCTTTCTCAAAATCCAAGTCAAAGACATCGTTGTGATCCACGAAGATGTGGGACTGGAACTAGGCCAAATCGTAGTCACAAAAGGTGGCGAAAATGACACAAATCCTGGGGTAAACTCGATTTCTGTCTCATTACGTTCTCCTAACTTCATTCGCATTCGGATCGGCGTTCTTAATTCTAGCTACAATCCGAAAAAAAGAGAAGATTTTTTACGTGAAGATTTTGAGCCTTTAGAGAACCTGAGTTTGATACAGATCATCAATGACGCCGAAGCGGCGATTCGTTCGATTTCCATGGGGGATATCGACGAAGTGATTCAGAAATATCACCTTTGA
- the ftsH gene encoding ATP-dependent zinc metalloprotease FtsH yields the protein MNKNIKTVFLFLLVFLVILATVYKGQDFAGKPDEISYSDFLNMVEPIEGKKPIGKITSKDGKDISSKQQIIIDKELIEGWYIPENSKDNKPKPFKTNVAQVNDDLVTKLRKSRLSFTAKSTEENKFWSVVSGIIPWLFALGIIWFIMMRQLQASGNKAFTFGKSRAKMNVDPKVKVTFNDVAGCEEAKVELLEIIEFLKDPKKFQAIGARIPKGVLLVGPPGTGKTLLAKAVAGEAGVPFFSISGSDFVEMFVGVGASRVRDLFDQGKKNAPCIIFIDEIDAVGRLRGAGLGGGHDEREQTLNQMLVEMDGFEMNEGVIVMAATNRADVLDPALLRPGRFDRQVIVDLPDLKGREEILAVHAKKVPLVSDISLNSIARGTPGFTGADLANLINEAALLAARRNKKRVTQEELEEARDKVMMGPERKSMFISDKEKEMTAYHEAGHALLGTLLPYTEPVHKVTIIPRGRALGLTQSLPVEDRHSYRKNYCLDRIVMSMGGYIAEELIFGDPSNGSSNDIQQATNIARRMVCEWGMSEKLGTIHYGSGESSPFMGRDYGHTSKPYSEEFAAMIDQEVKRIIQTCLDKGRDLVKKNQKKLDAIAKALLAKETIDAQELTDIVQPSFDKFSDSKPGVGSKKGKGSSATKPAYSA from the coding sequence ATGAATAAAAACATCAAAACCGTATTCCTATTTTTACTCGTATTCCTTGTCATTTTGGCAACGGTTTACAAAGGCCAAGACTTTGCCGGTAAACCCGACGAAATCAGTTATTCCGATTTTTTGAATATGGTAGAACCCATTGAAGGAAAAAAACCCATTGGGAAAATCACTTCTAAAGATGGGAAAGACATTTCATCCAAACAACAAATCATCATTGATAAAGAACTCATTGAAGGTTGGTACATTCCTGAAAACAGTAAGGACAACAAACCAAAACCTTTCAAAACCAATGTAGCACAAGTGAACGATGATTTGGTGACAAAACTTCGTAAGTCACGCCTTAGTTTTACTGCAAAGTCCACTGAAGAAAATAAATTTTGGAGTGTTGTATCAGGTATCATTCCTTGGTTATTCGCTCTTGGGATCATTTGGTTTATCATGATGCGCCAACTCCAAGCATCTGGTAACAAAGCATTTACTTTTGGTAAATCTCGTGCCAAAATGAATGTGGATCCAAAAGTAAAAGTAACCTTTAATGATGTTGCTGGTTGTGAAGAAGCAAAAGTTGAACTTCTCGAAATCATTGAATTTTTAAAAGATCCAAAAAAATTCCAAGCCATTGGTGCAAGGATTCCTAAAGGAGTTCTCCTCGTTGGTCCTCCAGGTACTGGTAAAACCTTACTTGCAAAAGCTGTTGCTGGTGAAGCTGGTGTTCCTTTTTTCTCCATCTCTGGTTCTGACTTTGTGGAAATGTTTGTGGGTGTCGGTGCATCACGTGTGCGAGATCTTTTTGACCAAGGAAAGAAAAATGCACCTTGTATCATCTTCATTGATGAGATTGATGCAGTTGGTCGCCTTCGTGGTGCAGGACTCGGTGGTGGACACGACGAAAGAGAACAGACCCTCAATCAGATGTTAGTTGAGATGGATGGATTCGAAATGAATGAAGGTGTCATCGTGATGGCGGCCACAAACCGTGCTGATGTCCTTGACCCAGCCCTCCTTCGTCCAGGTCGTTTCGACAGACAAGTGATTGTAGACCTCCCAGACCTAAAAGGCCGTGAAGAGATCTTAGCCGTTCATGCAAAAAAAGTGCCTCTTGTTTCTGATATTTCTTTAAACTCCATTGCTCGCGGAACTCCTGGATTTACAGGGGCAGATCTTGCGAACCTCATCAACGAAGCAGCACTTCTTGCTGCACGTCGTAACAAAAAACGTGTGACCCAAGAAGAACTGGAAGAAGCTCGTGATAAGGTGATGATGGGACCGGAACGTAAGTCGATGTTCATCTCGGACAAAGAGAAAGAAATGACAGCTTACCATGAAGCGGGTCACGCTCTTCTTGGCACCTTACTGCCGTATACCGAACCAGTTCATAAAGTCACCATCATCCCACGCGGAAGAGCACTTGGACTCACTCAATCCCTTCCAGTGGAAGACAGACATTCCTATCGTAAAAACTATTGTTTGGATCGAATTGTGATGTCAATGGGTGGATACATCGCAGAAGAACTCATCTTTGGTGATCCTTCCAATGGATCTTCCAATGACATCCAACAAGCAACCAACATTGCACGACGTATGGTGTGTGAATGGGGTATGTCTGAAAAACTCGGTACCATCCACTATGGATCGGGTGAGTCTTCTCCGTTTATGGGAAGGGACTATGGGCATACTAGCAAACCATACTCAGAAGAATTTGCTGCCATGATTGACCAAGAAGTGAAACGTATCATCCAAACTTGTCTCGATAAAGGTCGTGATTTGGTGAAGAAAAACCAAAAGAAATTGGATGCAATTGCAAAGGCACTTCTTGCAAAAGAAACCATTGATGCACAGGAATTAACAGATATCGTACAACCTTCTTTTGATAAATTTTCTGATTCAAAACCAGGTGTTGGATCCAAAAAAGGAAAAGGATCTTCTGCTACAAAACCAGCTTATTCGGCTTAA
- a CDS encoding ribose-phosphate diphosphokinase, translating into MNPSEVVVFSGNANRPLAEEICKNLGIPNGQISVKRFSDGESSVKIEENVRGRDVFVVQSISYPANDSLMELLLIIDAARRASARRITAVIPYYGYGRQDRKVEPRVPISARMVADLIETVGPDRVLTMDLHADQIQGFFRIPVDHLYFSPVLAEYINSLKMDDLVIVSPDSGGAERARNFGKKVNGSLAIIDKRRPKANESVVMHVIGDIKDKNCLLLDDMIDTGGTIAKAAIALYENGAKSVLCCASHGVLSGEAPSKLNEANFKQIVLSNSIAIPESKKINHLKTLSIAPLFAKAIERIHNEESISSLFS; encoded by the coding sequence ATGAATCCTAGCGAAGTCGTAGTATTTTCTGGTAATGCAAATAGACCTTTAGCAGAAGAAATCTGCAAAAACTTAGGCATTCCAAATGGTCAAATCTCGGTGAAACGATTTTCTGACGGAGAAAGTTCTGTTAAAATCGAAGAAAACGTACGTGGCCGTGATGTATTTGTGGTTCAATCCATCAGTTATCCAGCAAACGACAGTTTGATGGAACTTTTACTCATCATCGATGCAGCAAGAAGAGCTTCTGCTCGTCGTATCACTGCTGTCATTCCGTATTATGGTTATGGACGCCAAGACAGAAAGGTAGAACCGCGGGTTCCCATTTCTGCTCGTATGGTTGCTGATCTAATCGAAACAGTTGGACCAGATCGTGTTCTCACAATGGACCTTCATGCGGACCAAATCCAAGGATTCTTTCGTATCCCTGTCGACCATTTGTATTTTTCACCAGTACTCGCAGAATACATCAACTCACTAAAGATGGATGATCTTGTGATTGTATCACCAGATTCAGGTGGAGCAGAACGTGCTCGTAATTTTGGTAAAAAAGTAAACGGATCTCTTGCCATCATCGACAAACGTAGACCAAAAGCAAACGAGTCAGTTGTGATGCATGTGATCGGTGACATCAAAGACAAAAACTGTTTGTTACTCGATGACATGATTGATACTGGTGGCACCATTGCCAAAGCGGCAATAGCACTCTATGAAAATGGAGCAAAATCTGTTTTGTGTTGTGCATCCCACGGAGTATTGTCTGGTGAAGCACCATCAAAGCTCAATGAGGCCAATTTTAAACAAATTGTTCTCTCCAATTCCATCGCCATTCCCGAGAGCAAAAAAATAAATCACTTGAAAACGCTCTCTATCGCCCCACTCTTTGCAAAAGCCATCGAGCGGATTCATAACGAAGAATCAATCTCTAGTCTGTTTTCATAA